In Flexistipes sp., the following are encoded in one genomic region:
- a CDS encoding ParB/RepB/Spo0J family partition protein translates to MKNKSPLGRGLESLIPKSEAETKNVVELDISDIKPNPEQPRKNFDRESLNDLVESIKSKGVIQPLIVGKFENTFILIAGERRWRAAGLAGLKKVPVVVRDIKDEQEKLELAIIENIQRENLNPHELAAAYKNLMEKYGYSQEQVAAVVGKSRSAVANSLRLLFLPDEILKSLEKGSISEGHARALLGLNDKETILEVFRKILQKKLTVRQTEDLIKKLNKGSNIQPKKEDKSVFIKDIEEELENYFHTKVEVKHKKNGGTIEIKYSTQDELNRIINDLRGEK, encoded by the coding sequence ATGAAAAACAAAAGTCCTCTGGGAAGAGGTTTGGAATCTTTAATACCAAAAAGTGAAGCGGAAACAAAGAATGTAGTGGAACTTGATATCTCGGATATTAAACCCAACCCCGAACAGCCCCGCAAAAATTTCGACCGGGAGTCACTAAATGACCTGGTGGAATCAATAAAAAGCAAAGGGGTAATCCAGCCTCTGATAGTAGGTAAATTCGAAAACACATTTATACTGATTGCAGGTGAGCGACGGTGGCGTGCCGCAGGACTTGCAGGCTTAAAAAAAGTGCCGGTTGTCGTCCGGGACATAAAGGATGAGCAGGAAAAACTGGAACTCGCAATAATAGAAAACATTCAAAGGGAAAATCTCAATCCACACGAACTGGCGGCAGCATACAAGAATCTGATGGAAAAATACGGTTACAGTCAGGAACAGGTTGCAGCAGTTGTGGGAAAAAGCAGAAGTGCCGTGGCAAACAGCCTGAGACTCCTTTTTCTTCCGGATGAGATTCTTAAATCGCTTGAAAAAGGCTCGATATCTGAAGGACATGCCAGAGCCCTTCTCGGCCTGAACGATAAAGAAACGATACTGGAAGTTTTCAGAAAAATTTTACAAAAAAAATTAACAGTAAGACAAACTGAAGACTTGATAAAAAAATTAAATAAAGGTAGTAATATTCAGCCGAAAAAAGAAGATAAATCCGTATTTATTAAAGACATTGAAGAAGAACTTGAAAACTATTTTCATACGAAAGTGGAAGTAAAACACAAGAAAAACGGTGGAACAATTGAGATTAAATA
- a CDS encoding ParA family protein, whose translation MGKIVAIANQKGGVGKTTTAVNLAAALAFAELKVLLIDMDPQANATSGLGFRPSKLKASIYDVIISDTPIESIISDTEIDQLFIAPSRIELTGAEVELVTVISRESRLKKSLKNITDKYDIIIIDCPPSLGLLTINSLTASNSVMIPLQCEYYALEGLSQLINTINLIKDNLNPDLEMEGILLTMYDHRNNLSREVHTQVKDYFKEKLFNTIIPRNVKLSEAPSYGKPIFSYDIRSKGSESYIELAREILKRL comes from the coding sequence ATGGGAAAAATAGTAGCTATAGCTAATCAGAAAGGCGGCGTGGGCAAAACAACAACTGCTGTAAATCTTGCAGCCGCTCTTGCTTTTGCTGAGCTTAAAGTACTTTTAATCGATATGGATCCCCAGGCCAATGCCACAAGCGGCTTGGGGTTCAGACCTTCCAAGCTGAAGGCAAGTATCTACGATGTCATTATCAGTGACACCCCGATTGAAAGTATTATTTCAGATACAGAAATTGATCAGCTCTTTATAGCACCCAGCAGAATTGAACTAACCGGAGCTGAAGTTGAACTGGTGACAGTAATTTCAAGGGAATCCAGACTGAAAAAATCTTTAAAAAATATTACCGATAAATATGACATCATTATTATAGACTGCCCTCCTTCTCTGGGGCTGCTGACAATAAACTCGCTTACAGCATCCAATTCAGTAATGATACCGCTGCAATGCGAATATTATGCACTGGAAGGCTTGAGTCAGCTCATAAATACTATAAATCTTATTAAAGACAACCTGAATCCGGATTTAGAAATGGAGGGTATACTATTGACAATGTATGACCACAGAAATAACCTGTCCAGAGAAGTGCATACTCAGGTGAAAGATTATTTTAAAGAGAAACTATTTAATACTATTATTCCGAGAAATGTAAAACTTAGTGAAGCACCAAGCTATGGAAAACCTATTTTTTCCTATGATATAAGGTCAAAAGGTTCGGAAAGTTATATAGAACTGGCAAGGGAGATACTGAAAAGATTATGA
- a CDS encoding HAMP domain-containing protein, whose amino-acid sequence MAESQVSKMNEIEKSKFFSVKAKILLIFLISFGIIIAIWVRTYSYFSKNMIQNTEKILTDTSKDLSNYLQTWINFNFRQLNLLASMEEFKNMNPAQQKKILEKIPEKYPWVYLAFSTDIRGNNIARSDNNPLKDYSDRKYVKGIREGEPRSWQRLIGKTSGKPALVLSVPIKRDSRRVGVLAVAMTLKEISQYVTNWSRGKTGYAFLLDNKNYILAHKNPAFTRKMQQLPYKLKSKDEGNLSGFYHFTDKTGTQYVAKVEKTVFDWKLVVAQSSKEAYAQIIKVRNLMLIAVIVIILVVLPTIYLFTRALGNQIIKLSEIADSLSGGDLDVENNIKTNDEIGLLANSMRRLQRSLKLAKDMLEK is encoded by the coding sequence ATGGCTGAAAGTCAAGTGTCTAAAATGAATGAAATTGAAAAATCAAAATTTTTTAGCGTAAAAGCTAAAATACTTCTTATTTTCCTCATATCTTTCGGTATTATTATAGCTATCTGGGTTAGAACCTACAGTTATTTTTCAAAAAACATGATACAGAATACAGAAAAAATACTAACAGATACATCGAAGGATTTATCCAATTATCTTCAAACATGGATAAACTTTAATTTCAGACAGTTAAATCTTCTGGCATCTATGGAAGAGTTTAAAAATATGAACCCTGCCCAGCAGAAAAAAATACTGGAAAAAATCCCTGAAAAATACCCCTGGGTATATTTGGCTTTTTCCACTGATATCCGGGGCAACAATATAGCACGAAGTGATAATAACCCCTTAAAAGATTACAGTGACCGAAAATATGTTAAAGGAATAAGAGAGGGCGAACCCAGATCCTGGCAAAGACTAATAGGAAAAACCAGCGGTAAACCTGCTCTTGTTCTCTCTGTACCTATAAAAAGAGATAGCAGGAGGGTCGGTGTTTTAGCCGTAGCCATGACGTTGAAAGAAATCTCCCAATATGTGACAAACTGGTCACGTGGCAAAACCGGCTATGCCTTCTTGCTTGATAATAAGAACTACATTCTTGCCCATAAAAATCCTGCATTTACCAGAAAAATGCAACAGTTACCCTATAAATTAAAAAGCAAGGATGAAGGAAATCTCTCCGGTTTTTACCATTTTACCGACAAAACCGGCACTCAGTATGTGGCAAAAGTTGAAAAAACCGTATTTGACTGGAAACTTGTTGTGGCGCAGTCCAGCAAGGAGGCATATGCACAGATTATAAAAGTAAGAAACCTTATGCTGATTGCAGTAATAGTTATAATTCTTGTTGTTCTTCCCACAATATACCTATTCACCAGAGCACTTGGAAATCAGATTATCAAACTATCGGAGATTGCTGACAGCTTGAGCGGCGGGGATCTCGATGTTGAAAATAATATTAAAACCAATGATGAAATCGGGTTATTGGCAAACAGCATGAGAAGACTGCAGCGCAGTCTGAAACTTGCAAAAGATATGCTGGAAAAATAA
- a CDS encoding class I SAM-dependent RNA methyltransferase: MNTHTLDITDTAYEGYGVGRISGKTVFVPFTVQGDNVTIDIVEEKKKYSFGRLLKINSYSDHRGEKYCRHIGECGSCLFGHINHDSQIIIKKQIVKNAFRKREDFKIDSFLSNEPLNYRFRVNIKVKNGKIGFLKPKSHDIVQVEECPVMKPSLMSKINALKDYTDKIKDGKIYVIENEENKALLKTDCNFSNSTREQLLKIFDGISTPAGIEGAKCIPVKTAFGTFYTGFNGFSQSNRFLTDDFQKTVADMIPEGSRLLELYAGSGFLTLAAAVKAKHINAYEISGESVSLAKKAKIPNACFQKEDVDRNILRISVSFDTILANPGRKGMGKNVTEFIKRKKPESFIYVSCNPMTMSRDIHRIGEHYYMDKFYLLDLFPGTYHIECIAKLIKKQKVN, from the coding sequence ATGAATACTCATACATTGGATATAACCGATACAGCTTATGAAGGCTACGGTGTGGGCAGAATATCAGGAAAAACAGTCTTTGTTCCTTTTACCGTTCAAGGGGATAATGTCACCATAGACATTGTTGAGGAAAAAAAGAAATATTCCTTCGGCAGGCTGCTGAAAATCAACAGCTATTCAGATCACCGCGGTGAAAAATACTGCCGGCATATCGGGGAATGCGGCAGCTGTCTTTTTGGACATATAAATCATGACTCCCAGATAATAATAAAAAAACAGATTGTCAAAAACGCTTTCAGAAAACGTGAAGATTTCAAGATAGACAGTTTTCTTTCAAATGAACCTTTGAATTATAGGTTCAGAGTAAATATAAAAGTGAAAAACGGAAAAATCGGTTTTCTCAAGCCCAAAAGTCATGACATAGTCCAGGTAGAAGAATGCCCTGTAATGAAACCTTCTTTAATGAGTAAAATTAACGCACTAAAAGATTACACAGACAAAATCAAAGACGGGAAAATATATGTAATTGAAAATGAAGAAAACAAAGCACTGCTGAAAACAGACTGTAATTTCAGCAACAGCACCAGAGAACAATTACTGAAAATATTTGACGGGATTTCAACACCGGCCGGCATAGAGGGTGCAAAATGCATCCCTGTAAAAACTGCATTCGGAACATTTTATACCGGTTTCAACGGTTTTTCACAATCCAACAGATTTCTCACGGATGATTTTCAAAAAACTGTCGCAGATATGATCCCGGAGGGCAGCCGTTTGCTGGAACTGTACGCCGGATCAGGATTTTTAACCCTGGCTGCGGCCGTGAAAGCAAAACACATAAACGCTTATGAAATATCCGGAGAATCAGTATCACTGGCAAAAAAAGCTAAAATTCCCAACGCATGCTTTCAAAAGGAAGATGTAGACAGAAATATTCTCAGAATTTCAGTTTCATTTGATACAATCCTCGCCAATCCGGGCAGAAAAGGAATGGGAAAAAACGTAACAGAATTTATAAAACGAAAAAAACCGGAAAGTTTCATCTATGTTTCCTGTAATCCTATGACAATGTCCCGGGACATCCACAGAATTGGCGAGCACTACTATATGGATAAATTCTACCTTCTTGATCTGTTCCCTGGAACATATCATATAGAATGCATAGCAAAATTGATTAAAAAGCAAAAAGTTAACTGA
- the thiH gene encoding 2-iminoacetate synthase ThiH has translation MSFYKMLQEKFTWDRIKDFIYSRESIHVKNALSKPEKSAEDFATLLSPAAENLLEEMASTASKITRQRFGKTIKLYAPIYLSNECTNSCVYCGFNRKNDIERKTLSFSEIEKEATIISSQGIRHILLVSGESPNVVNMEYLKEAVNICRKYFSSISIEIYPLSEKNYYELYKEGVDGLTIYQETYNEKTYSQVHPAGKKRNYLWRLESPERGASAGIRTVGIGALMGLEDFRTEEFFVGMHADYLMKNYWKTHFTISFPRIRKAAGNFTPHQFISDKNLVQCMLALRIFKNDAGLVISTREPADFRDNILPLGVTQMSAGSKTEPGGYHNEKHTGEQFEVEDDRSVAEFVQSLKDKGFDPVNKDWDRAFLNTAS, from the coding sequence TTGAGTTTTTACAAAATGTTGCAGGAAAAATTTACGTGGGATAGAATCAAAGACTTTATTTATTCAAGAGAAAGCATACATGTGAAAAATGCTTTGTCAAAACCGGAAAAGTCCGCTGAAGATTTTGCCACTCTGCTGAGCCCCGCAGCTGAGAATTTGCTTGAAGAAATGGCGTCAACCGCAAGTAAAATAACAAGACAGCGTTTTGGTAAAACAATAAAACTATATGCACCTATTTATCTTTCAAACGAATGTACCAATTCATGTGTCTACTGCGGTTTTAACAGAAAAAATGATATCGAGCGAAAAACTCTGAGTTTTAGTGAAATCGAAAAGGAAGCCACAATTATATCTTCTCAGGGGATACGCCATATACTTCTGGTTTCCGGGGAATCCCCGAATGTTGTGAATATGGAGTATTTGAAAGAAGCTGTAAATATATGCAGGAAATACTTTTCATCCATATCCATTGAAATATACCCTTTGTCTGAAAAAAATTATTACGAGCTTTATAAAGAAGGCGTTGACGGACTTACAATTTATCAGGAAACGTATAATGAAAAGACCTATTCACAGGTGCATCCTGCAGGAAAGAAACGCAATTATTTATGGAGGCTGGAATCACCGGAAAGAGGAGCCAGTGCAGGGATAAGAACAGTCGGTATAGGTGCTCTGATGGGTCTTGAAGATTTCAGAACGGAAGAGTTCTTCGTGGGAATGCATGCAGATTATCTGATGAAAAATTACTGGAAAACACATTTTACAATTTCATTCCCCAGAATCAGGAAAGCCGCCGGCAATTTTACTCCCCACCAGTTTATCAGTGACAAGAACCTGGTCCAGTGTATGCTTGCCTTAAGAATTTTTAAAAATGACGCTGGGCTGGTTATTTCCACAAGGGAGCCTGCTGACTTCAGGGATAATATTCTGCCGCTCGGCGTAACACAGATGAGCGCCGGTTCCAAAACGGAGCCCGGAGGCTACCATAATGAAAAGCATACGGGTGAGCAGTTTGAAGTGGAAGATGACAGGTCTGTAGCCGAATTTGTCCAATCGTTGAAAGATAAAGGTTTTGACCCTGTAAACAAAGACTGGGACAGAGCTTTTCTGAACACGGCGTCATGA
- a CDS encoding thiazole synthase yields MFQNKLEIAGRTFRSRLMIGTGKFPSNTVMKNALEASGAEIITVALRRVDINNPEDNILSHIDTDKYLLLPNTSGARDAEEAVRLSRLARAAGCEPWVKLEVTPDPNYLLPDPVETYKAAEILVKDGFNVLPYINADPVLAKRLEDIGTVTVMPLGAPIGSNKGLKTVENIKIIIEQSQIPVVVDAGIGKISHACEAFELGADAVLVNTAIATAEDPVKMAKAFGLAVEAVCTAISAGQPAEQDKASASSPLTGFLRD; encoded by the coding sequence ATGTTTCAGAACAAACTGGAAATAGCAGGCAGAACATTCCGGAGCAGGTTGATGATAGGCACAGGGAAATTTCCGTCCAATACCGTCATGAAAAATGCACTGGAGGCGAGCGGTGCTGAAATTATTACAGTGGCGTTAAGACGCGTTGATATTAATAATCCGGAAGACAATATATTATCACATATAGACACCGATAAATATCTTCTGCTGCCCAACACCTCCGGAGCCAGAGATGCAGAAGAAGCTGTAAGATTGAGCAGACTGGCCAGAGCAGCCGGCTGTGAGCCATGGGTCAAACTGGAGGTAACACCTGACCCTAATTATCTTCTTCCCGACCCTGTGGAAACTTACAAAGCTGCCGAGATTCTGGTAAAAGACGGATTTAACGTTCTGCCGTATATTAATGCCGATCCGGTGCTGGCAAAGCGGCTCGAAGATATAGGAACAGTAACCGTAATGCCTCTGGGAGCACCAATAGGCAGTAATAAGGGTTTAAAAACAGTGGAAAATATTAAAATTATTATAGAGCAGTCACAAATACCGGTTGTTGTTGATGCAGGTATAGGAAAAATAAGTCATGCCTGTGAAGCTTTTGAACTTGGAGCTGATGCTGTGCTGGTGAACACTGCCATTGCCACAGCGGAGGATCCGGTTAAAATGGCAAAAGCTTTTGGTTTAGCTGTTGAAGCGGTGTGTACGGCAATAAGTGCGGGTCAGCCCGCCGAACAGGACAAAGCATCAGCATCAAGTCCGCTTACAGGTTTTTTAAGAGATTAA
- a CDS encoding lysylphosphatidylglycerol synthase transmembrane domain-containing protein — translation MKYRERILSLLAVPTRFAKFYLFLLLFLGLSFLSIYFVYKKIGGNSFVFDKQLLSFDFLTYILILLILYFLFDGLRLYFVLRSINEKVPFRNIFKLVFINIFISNVTPLATGGGFVQIFYLTKNGVPMGKASAATLIRTFLAVIFLFIAAPLIVFFAKIDQFSYFLTDSIYTYIFIILALYFLAFYVVVFKKRYICCIVYLFLRLLRKMHFISHSRFCRYKFKSIKQIILFSKSLAWFLQGDIRFVVSSIFFTFMFLMSLFTFSAIILWQLGYTVGYFDIVGLQVVITFLMYFAPTPGASGVAEGAYSILFSSFVSQSDITLVTVAWRFFTIYLGVFIGMVVLYWDLFRKGKKR, via the coding sequence GTGAAATACAGAGAGAGAATTTTAAGTTTATTGGCTGTACCCACAAGGTTTGCTAAGTTTTATCTGTTTCTGCTTTTATTTCTGGGACTTTCTTTTTTAAGCATCTACTTTGTATATAAGAAAATCGGCGGCAATAGTTTTGTATTTGATAAACAGCTGCTTTCATTTGATTTTCTGACATATATTTTGATTTTATTAATATTATATTTCCTTTTTGATGGCTTGAGACTGTATTTTGTGCTGAGAAGTATAAATGAAAAGGTACCGTTCAGAAACATTTTTAAATTAGTATTTATAAATATTTTTATTTCCAATGTAACACCTCTGGCAACCGGCGGAGGATTTGTTCAGATATTTTATCTTACCAAAAATGGTGTCCCCATGGGTAAAGCTTCGGCGGCTACGCTTATACGTACATTTCTGGCTGTTATATTTTTATTTATCGCAGCACCCCTTATAGTCTTTTTTGCTAAAATAGATCAGTTTTCCTACTTTTTGACCGATAGCATTTATACATATATTTTTATAATTCTGGCTTTATATTTTCTGGCATTTTATGTTGTGGTTTTTAAAAAAAGATACATTTGCTGCATTGTATATCTCTTTCTCAGACTTTTGCGTAAAATGCATTTTATCTCTCATTCCCGATTTTGCAGGTATAAATTCAAATCGATAAAGCAGATTATTTTATTTTCCAAAAGTCTTGCATGGTTTTTGCAGGGTGACATTAGATTTGTAGTATCCTCAATATTTTTTACTTTTATGTTTTTGATGTCTCTATTTACTTTTTCTGCTATAATTTTATGGCAGTTGGGCTATACTGTCGGCTATTTCGATATTGTGGGACTGCAGGTTGTTATTACATTCTTAATGTATTTTGCTCCCACCCCCGGAGCTTCAGGTGTTGCAGAAGGCGCTTACAGTATTCTTTTTTCAAGTTTTGTGTCCCAAAGCGATATAACACTTGTTACTGTAGCCTGGAGGTTCTTTACAATCTATCTCGGCGTTTTTATCGGAATGGTTGTTTTATATTGGGATCTTTTTCGTAAAGGTAAAAAGAGATGA
- a CDS encoding glycosyltransferase family 4 protein, translated as MKGKKRKLKIFFYIDLLIIAMLVGYKGYLYLFKTNFEALNVKNISEITEMLGSRESFSFAVIGNIHNSIGVFEKKIVPRINSSEASFMISVGNAVSDGGEDKYISIYSGLEMLNIPYVLTFGVNEYSNFGSFKFYEYFGPYYFSFKAGSTHFIFLDTTKKTSFIWQKKWLSDKLAGLKDEKVFVFMCKAPLEIDVSGIFGNESDYISEEDRRKFYQNTFSRFNVDAVFADNLGIYHRKEINGVTYLVTGGGGGFVLDDERSFYHFLKVNVSGDKVSYEVVRIGASRSGFVERLENLWLFIHSLFYVGFLNFLLILCLFLLIAVKLYDAVFVEKNYYQDFDIDPELFAGKKINVAMFTNNYLPFIGGVPVSIHRLKTGLKKLGNRVLIFAPDYGEEEKGDKADVYRVKSLFHYSKFRDFPVANIFSGKIYKRLKIFNPDIIHVHHPFWMGRKGYYMAKKLNVPLVFTYHTRLELYAHYVPLPGMLFRNLISHYMVRKFANRCDGVVVPTYSAEEYLRAVGVKTHITVLPTGIDFKKFESIDKSKAEEIRSRYVSDNEYLLVTVSRLGKEKNLDFLLDTIAFVKEKADFDFRLIMLGEGPYRDELEKKIDALNLGSTVFLTGAVEPDDMGYYYSAADLFVFTSKSETQGMVILEAMSAGLPVLSVRSSGIDDVVQNDFTGYKTKEDPKVWLEKLEKILTDKKLYMKLSANAQDFASHYSTDEIAGKMHEFYARLLAGRQSDKNK; from the coding sequence ATGAAAGGAAAGAAACGCAAACTTAAAATTTTCTTTTATATAGATCTTCTCATTATTGCCATGCTTGTCGGTTATAAAGGGTATCTATATCTTTTTAAAACCAATTTTGAAGCACTCAATGTAAAAAATATTTCAGAAATTACAGAAATGCTGGGCAGCAGAGAGTCATTCAGTTTTGCTGTGATCGGAAATATACATAATTCCATAGGTGTTTTTGAAAAGAAGATTGTTCCGAGGATAAATTCTTCGGAAGCATCTTTTATGATTTCTGTCGGCAATGCTGTAAGTGACGGCGGAGAAGATAAATACATATCCATTTATTCCGGGCTGGAGATGCTTAATATTCCGTATGTTCTTACATTCGGTGTCAATGAGTACAGCAATTTTGGAAGTTTTAAGTTTTATGAATACTTCGGTCCTTATTACTTCAGTTTTAAAGCCGGCAGTACGCATTTTATTTTTCTGGATACTACGAAAAAAACATCCTTTATTTGGCAGAAAAAATGGCTTTCGGATAAACTGGCAGGGCTAAAAGATGAAAAAGTTTTTGTTTTTATGTGCAAAGCTCCTTTGGAGATAGATGTCTCCGGTATATTCGGCAATGAGTCAGATTATATATCTGAAGAAGACCGGCGCAAATTTTATCAAAATACCTTTTCACGCTTTAATGTGGATGCTGTATTTGCAGATAATCTGGGAATTTATCACAGGAAAGAAATTAACGGTGTCACTTATCTGGTTACAGGCGGCGGCGGAGGTTTTGTCCTGGATGATGAGAGAAGTTTCTATCATTTTCTGAAGGTTAATGTCTCAGGAGACAAGGTTTCTTATGAAGTGGTAAGAATTGGGGCATCCAGAAGCGGTTTTGTGGAAAGGCTGGAAAATTTGTGGTTGTTCATTCATTCGCTCTTTTATGTGGGGTTCCTGAATTTTCTGCTTATACTGTGTCTGTTTTTGCTTATTGCTGTTAAGCTTTACGATGCTGTTTTTGTGGAAAAAAATTATTATCAGGACTTCGACATAGATCCGGAACTTTTTGCCGGAAAAAAGATAAATGTGGCTATGTTTACCAATAATTATCTTCCTTTTATCGGCGGAGTTCCTGTTTCCATCCATCGGCTGAAAACCGGACTTAAAAAACTGGGAAACAGGGTTCTTATTTTTGCTCCTGACTATGGAGAGGAGGAAAAGGGTGATAAGGCTGATGTATACAGAGTTAAATCACTTTTTCATTACAGTAAGTTCAGGGACTTTCCCGTTGCCAATATTTTTTCAGGAAAGATATATAAAAGGCTGAAAATTTTTAATCCCGATATTATCCATGTCCACCACCCTTTCTGGATGGGACGTAAAGGGTATTATATGGCTAAAAAACTGAATGTGCCGCTTGTTTTTACATATCATACGCGTTTGGAGCTGTATGCTCATTATGTGCCGCTGCCAGGAATGCTTTTTAGGAATCTTATTTCACATTATATGGTAAGAAAATTTGCAAACAGATGTGATGGGGTAGTTGTTCCGACTTATTCGGCTGAAGAGTATCTCCGTGCTGTCGGAGTGAAAACACATATTACTGTTTTGCCCACCGGAATTGATTTTAAAAAATTTGAATCTATAGATAAATCAAAAGCTGAGGAAATAAGATCACGATATGTTTCGGATAATGAGTATTTACTTGTTACGGTTTCAAGACTGGGCAAAGAGAAAAATCTTGATTTTCTCCTTGACACTATCGCTTTTGTAAAAGAGAAAGCAGATTTTGATTTTAGGCTTATAATGCTTGGCGAAGGCCCGTACAGAGACGAACTGGAAAAGAAGATTGATGCTCTCAATCTTGGAAGTACGGTTTTTTTGACCGGAGCAGTTGAGCCTGATGATATGGGATATTATTATTCAGCCGCCGATCTTTTTGTTTTCACATCAAAATCCGAAACCCAGGGGATGGTTATTCTGGAAGCCATGTCCGCCGGATTACCGGTTCTCTCGGTGAGGTCGAGCGGTATCGATGATGTCGTCCAGAATGATTTCACCGGTTATAAAACTAAAGAAGATCCTAAGGTTTGGCTGGAAAAGCTTGAAAAGATACTTACCGACAAAAAGTTGTATATGAAACTTTCTGCAAATGCTCAAGATTTTGCTTCACACTATTCAACAGATGAAATTGCCGGTAAAATGCACGAATTTTATGCCCGCCTGCTGGCCGGCAGGCAATCCGATAAAAACAAATAA
- a CDS encoding zinc dependent phospholipase C family protein, with translation MLKILLSLVFLFAFVDSGFCWGFNTHIKIGLDILETTNFYIIKNYPIHFLLGNIFPDFFNLFKDISQFKKNLKTHSWSTVSKLFNNAETDDEKAFCHGYAGHLSADVIAHNYLVPQNYLLYSRKKVLSHFLVESAEDSYNDKKLKHTLTYLLDNSVFYGDHFLTTMSVDKNYFSREMNILKRSIKYMSIFKLSELSKFIRAKQIPDFKERCVQYQEKAKDYAQASVENGFTQFTRYDPSGSRAMKQAKDNRKKLVKDLGRKQLKSFDKKTTFKKNYLINDND, from the coding sequence TTACTTTCCTTAGTGTTCCTTTTTGCTTTTGTGGATTCCGGTTTCTGCTGGGGTTTCAATACCCATATAAAAATAGGCCTGGATATACTGGAAACCACTAATTTTTATATCATAAAAAATTATCCCATACATTTTCTTCTGGGAAACATTTTCCCCGATTTTTTCAACCTTTTCAAGGATATATCACAATTCAAAAAAAATCTTAAGACACACAGCTGGAGTACTGTCTCCAAGCTGTTCAACAATGCTGAAACGGATGATGAGAAAGCTTTCTGTCACGGATATGCAGGGCACTTGTCAGCCGATGTAATTGCCCATAACTACCTTGTCCCGCAAAATTACCTTTTATACAGCAGAAAAAAAGTTTTATCACATTTCCTGGTTGAAAGTGCTGAAGATTCCTACAATGACAAAAAACTAAAGCATACACTTACATACCTTCTGGACAATTCTGTCTTTTACGGTGATCATTTTTTGACAACAATGAGTGTCGATAAAAATTATTTTTCCCGTGAAATGAATATCTTAAAACGCAGCATAAAGTACATGAGCATATTTAAATTATCCGAATTGTCGAAATTCATCAGAGCCAAACAAATTCCTGATTTCAAAGAACGATGTGTGCAGTATCAGGAAAAAGCTAAAGATTATGCCCAAGCTTCAGTTGAAAACGGCTTCACGCAGTTTACGCGTTATGACCCGTCTGGAAGCAGAGCAATGAAACAGGCAAAGGACAACAGGAAAAAACTGGTAAAGGACCTGGGCAGAAAACAGCTCAAGTCTTTTGACAAAAAGACAACGTTTAAGAAGAACTATTTGATAAATGATAATGATTGA